A portion of the Tachypleus tridentatus isolate NWPU-2018 unplaced genomic scaffold, ASM421037v1 Hic_cluster_1, whole genome shotgun sequence genome contains these proteins:
- the LOC143241773 gene encoding dual oxidase maturation factor 1-like has protein sequence MVVRLAGYCTILTGGAVLLAILTWASIRQVPSLSVRLENDFLTTSFGLCFGLIVFVGVLCLVAGILLVYLDLTSPDLLASVWCERLE, from the exons ATGGTGGTTCGACTCGCTGGTTATTGCACTATTCTGACTGGTGGAGCTGTACTGTTAGCTATCTTGACGTGGGCCTCCATTCGCCAGGTGCCGTCCTTGTCTGTTCGTTTGGAGAATGATTTTTTAACAACTTCCTTCGGTTTGTGTTTTGGTCTCATCGTGTTTGTAG GTGTATTGTGTCTTGTGGCAGGAATCCTTTTAGTTTATTTAGACCTGACCAGTCCTGACCTTCTGGCCTCTGTTTGGTGTGAACGTCTTGAATGA